GGGCACTGGCCGGGTGCGCTCCCTTGCGCCGCGGTGAGAGCCACGGGCCTTCGAGGTGGACGCCGGCGATGACGCCGTCCTCGGCCAGCTCGGCGAGCGCACGCAGGTCGCGGTCCAGCGCGGCCTCGCCGGCACTGGACAGGCTGGCCACGATGGACGTGGTCCCGTGCCGGAGGTGGGTGGCGGCGAAGAGCGCGACCTGCGCCGGGTCGGCGCCGGCGACGCTCGCTCCGCCGCCGCCATGGGCGTGCAGGTCGACGAACCCGGGCACGATCCAGCCACCACCGACGTCGAGGTCGACGCGGCCGGGCGGCGGGAGGGTGCCGAGCGCGGTGATGCGCTCGCCACCGACCTCGATCCATCCGTCGGTCACGATGCCGTCCGGCGTCACGAGGGACGCTCCGCCGATGATCACGCCCGAACCCCGCTCAGCCGCCGCTGACGGCGGGCGTCGCCGCGCACAGGCGACGGGCCAGGGCCAGCGTGTCGGTGATCGCGGTGCCGACGACGACGGCGTAGGCGCCCGCGGCGAAGGCCACCGCCACCGCCTCGGGCGTGGCGTACCGGCCCTCGGCGACGACCGGGGCGTCGATGCCGCTCTCCGCCAGCCGACGCACGAGGCCGACGTCCGGCGCGTCCGGGTCGGACGCGGTGGGGCTCGGTGCCAGCGTGGTCGCCACCAGCGCGGCCCCGGCTCCGGCGGCGGCCATCCCGCAGCGGTGGTCGCCGACGTCGGCCATCACCGGCACACCGCGTGCGTCGAGGGCGGCGATGAGGTCGGACACGCGTTCGCCGCCCGGCCGCGGCCGGTCCGAGGCATCGAGGGCGATGAGGTCGGCGCCGGCGTCGAGCAGGGGGAGGGCGTCGGCGAGCGTCGGGGTGATCCTGACGTCGGACCCGGGCACCTGACGCTTCCGGATGCCGATCACCGGCAATGTGCAGGCGTCCTTGATGGCAGCGATGTCGGCCGCGCCCTCCGCGCGGACGCCGACGGCGCCGGCCAGCTCGGCGGCGGATGCCATCGCGGCCATCACCGCCGGCTGGCGCAGCGGGCTGCCGACCGGCGCCTGGCAGGACACGATCAGTCCGCCTGCCAGCTTGGAGATGACGCTCACTGTTCTTCGACCTCCGAGATCGTCGTGACGGTGATCAGCGTGCCGAACGGCGGCGCCGGCACCGGCGCCGCCAGCCGGCAGGCACCGTCGAGGCTGGATCCGGCCGGGTCGACCCAGGACGCGCCGGGCATCCGGCGCGTCAGCAGGTCCACGAGCCGGGCGGCGAGCACACCGGTCCGGGTGAGCAGCCGGCCTGTGCCCGCGATCCGCGGGGGAGCGCCGGCTCGGTCGCGGGCGGCGGCGATCGCGGTCGCGAGGTGTGCGGCCGCGGCGCCGACGATGTCCGAGCTGGCCTCGTCGCCGGCGGTGGCGGCGTCGAGCACGGCCGGGGCGAAGCCCGACACGATCGCCTTGGCGTCCTCTGACGTCGTGACCTCGTGGGCGAACCGGGCCGGGTCGCCGTGTCGTTCGATCAGCGCGGCCAGCAGCGCCGTCGAGCCGTGCTCGAGCCGTCCGTCATGGGCGCAGAGCGCCGCCGCCAGTCCCGCGCGGCCGATCCAGTAGCCGCTGCCGAGGTCGCCGGCCATGGCGCCCCAGCCGTCGACCTTCGCGTACCGGCCCGCGCCGTCGCTCGCCACCGTCACGACGCCGGTTCCCGCCGCGCAGACGACGCCCGGCCGGTCGCCGAGCGCTCCGACGTACGACGTCACGCTGTCGTCGGCGAGCACCAGCCGCCGGGTGCCCAGTTCGGTGTGCAGCAGCCGGAGCGCGGAATCGGCTGACGGCAGCGATCCATGCAGGCCGGAGAGGCCGAAAGCGACCGTCGACAATGCGCTGATCCGCAGTTCGCGGCATCGATTCACAAGGAACGCGGCGGCATATCGCAATGGATCTCCGGCACCGGCTGATTTGACGCTTGCGCCGGTTGTCTCGTCGAGTATTCGTCCTTCCGGGCTGGAAATGCGGAGCCGGATTCCCGATCCGCCGAGGTCCAGTCCAGCCGATGGCATCGCGCCTCCTTCCGCCGGTGGGTCGTCGCCGCCGCGTCGATGCTAGGCCTGGGCCGGGCGTGGCGTACAGCCGCTAATAATCCGCATTGGCACCTTGCGGGCGAGCTTTTCCGGTCCCAGACTGTGCGGACCGGAAGCCACAACAAAAAGGCGGGTTCAGCGATGGTCGTTGTGCGCCAAATCGATGTCGCTCGGGTGGCTGGGGTCAGTCAGACGACGGTATCGATGGTCTTGAATGAGCGGACCGGTGGCAGTGCCCGGATCTCCGAAGACACCAGAGCAAGAGTTCTCTCGGCGATCAAGAAAACCGGCTACGTGGCCAATCCGATTGCGCAATCATTGGCCGGCCATCGCACCGGCATGTTCGGCGTCTTCGCGTTCGAGCCGATGTTCACGGCGGAGGCCGGTGGTTTCTACACCGACTTCCTCGGCGGCATCGAGGCGGCCGGTGAGGCGGCCCGCAAGGACCTGCTGCTGTTCACCAGCACGGTGCTCGACGAGCCGGACAACCACATCTACCGGCGCAACGAGAACCGGCTCCGGCTCACCGACGGCGCGATCCTCCTGGGTAACGGCGAACCGAAGATGGAGCTGGCACGGCTGCACGAGGACGGCTTCCCGTTCGTGTACATCGGCCGCCGCGAGATCCCCAACGGCGAGATCTCCTACGTGTCGGCCGACTACGCCGCGGCCACGTCCGACCTCGTCGAGCGGCTGATCGCCATGGGGCACGAGCGCCTCTGCTACGTCGGCACCGGCGCCGACGCCTCGGCCAGCATCGATCGCCGCCGCGCGTTCGTCGACACCCTGCGCGACGCCGGCCTGCCGGTGGACCGGCCGGTCCCGGCCGGCCACGGCGACTACGCAGCGGTCCGGCAGGCGGTCGAGGCCGGCGCCACCGCCCTGCTCGTCGAGCCGCCGGTGGGCATCGACCAGTTGACCGCCGTGATCGAACGCGCCGGTTACCGAGTGCCCGCCGACGTCAGCGTGGCGCTGCTGGGCGACGTTCACGGACACAGCGTCCGGCCAGACGACTGGTCGGGCTACCGACTGCCCCGATGGGAGATGGGAATGCAGGCAGTGAGACTGCTCGTCCGCCTGATGGAGGAGCCCGGCGGACCGGCGCGACGCGTCGTCGTGCCCTGCCTCCCGCACGACGGCTCCACGGTGGCGCCCGCGCCGCGACCGGGCCGGGGGCGCCGGTGAGCCGCACCGCGGACCACCGCTGCGACGTCCTGGTGGTCGGCGGTGGCGTCGGCGGCGTGGCCGCCGCGCTGGCCGCCGCCCGCCGCGGGGCGACCGTCTCGCTGGTCGAGGAGAGCCCGTGGGTCGGTGGCCAGCTCACCAGCCAGGCGGTGCCGCCCGACGAGCATCCGTGGATCGAGCAGTTCGGCTGCACCGCCTCGTACCGCACCTTCCGGACCGCCGTCCGGGACCACTACCGCGCCTTCTACCCGCTGACCGAGCGGGCGCTGCGCGACCCGGCGCTGAACATCGGCAACGCGACCGTCAGCCGGATCTGCCACGAGCCGGCGGTGTCGCACCTGGTGCTGCGCGCGATGCTGTCGCCCTGGCAGGCGCGGGGCCTGATCACCGTCGTCACGCTGGCCCGGGTCCGCTCGGTTCAGGTGGACGGCGACGCCGTGGGCCCGGTGACCTTCGACGACCTGGCGGACGGCGGCACCTTCACCGTCGACGCGCCGTACGTGCTCGACGCCACCGAGACCGGCGAGCTGCTGGCGCTGGCCGGTGTCGAGCACGTGACGGGGGCGGAGTCGCAGGCGGAGACGGGCGAGCCGCACGCCCCGGCAGTGGCCGGCCCCGCGAACATGCAGGCCGTCTCGTGGTGCTTCGCCGTCGACCACCGCGCCGGCGAGGACCACACGATCGACCGGCCCGCCGGGTACGCGCGATGGCGGGAGTTCCGGCCGGACTTCTGGCCGGACAGGTACCTGAGCTTCACCTACCCCGAGCCGCGGACCCTGGAGCCACGGACCACCTACCTCGACCCGAACAGCGACACCGCGGACGACGTCATCATCGCCGACCAGAGCCGGGTGACGAGCGGGTCGAACCTGTGGGTGTACCGCCGGGCGCTCTGGCGCCACCAGCTCGGCCCGGGCGCCGCGGCCAGCGACATCGTCCTGGTCAACTGGCCGATGACGGACTACATCGGCGGCCCGGTCTTCGGCGGCACGCCCACGGAGAACGACCGTCACGCCCGGTCCGCCCGGGAGTTGAGCCTGAGCCTGCTGTACTGGCTGCAGACCGAGGCGCCGCGACCGGACGGCGGCGCCGGCTGGCCGGGGCTGCGGCTGCGCGGAGACGTCGTCGGCACGTCCGACGGCTTCGCGATGGCGCCCTACATCCGCGAGTCGCGCCGGATCCGCGCCCAGTACACCGTCACCGAACAGGACCTGTCGCACGCCGAGCGCGGCGACCACGGCGCCGTCTCCTACAAGGACTCCGTCGGCATCGGCGCCTACCGCATCGACCTGCACCCGAGCACCGGCGGGGACAACTTCATCGACATCGCCTCGTGCCCCTTCCAGATCCCGCTGGGTGCGCTGCTCCCGCTCCGGGTCACCAACCTGCTGCCGGCCGCGAAGAACATCGGGACGACCCACATCACCAACGGCTGCTACCGGCTGCACCCGGTGGAGTGGAACATCGGCGAGGCCGCCGGCGCGCTGGCCGCCATGTGCGTCGCACGTGGCGTCGTCCCGCACGCGGTCGGCGAGTCCGCCGCGTTGACGGCGGACCTGCAGGCGGAGCTGGAGCGGCACGGTGTCGAGCTGGCCTGGCCGCAGGTGGGTGCGTACTGATGGGCGCCCAGCGAGAGCTCCGAAGTGGCCGCGACCTGCTCGACGGCGTCGTCGTGCCGTTGGTGACGGCGATGTCCGCGCCGGGCCGGCCGGCGGCCGGCCTGATGGACCGGCTGCTCGAGCGGCTCGCCGCCGCTGGGGTCGACGCGCTGATGCTCTTCGGCAGCAACGGCGAAGGACCGGTACTGCCGCTGGACGCGGCCGCCGCGTTCGCGACCCGGGTGGTGGCCCGGTGGCGGGCGATCACCGGCGCGGACGGCAGGATCACGGCCGCGATCTCCGGCGTCGGCACCGACGAGGCGATCGCACGCGGCCGTGTGCTCGTGAGCACAGGGGTGGACGCGGTCGTGGCGTGCCCGCCGTTGTTCTTCGCCCACCGGCCCGATGAGCTCGTCGCGCACTACGACGCGTTGAAGGTGCTGCGAGTCCCGGTGATCGCCTACAACAACCCCCGCTACACCGGCAATCCGATCACCCCCGAGGTGCTGACCAGGCTGCTGGGGCTGGAGCACGTCGTCGGCGTCAAGGAATCCTCCGGCGACCTCGCCACGCTGTCGCGGTTCGCGGGCGTGGTCGCGGCACGCGAGGACTTCGGCCTGAGCCAGGGCAACGAGCGCGCCATGGTCGACGGGCTGCTGGCCGGTGCCCACGGCGTCACGCCGGGCATCGCCAACTTCGCGCCGGCCGTCGCCGTGGCGACCGTGGCGGCGGTGCGCCAGAGCCGGACCGATCACGCCGCCGGGCTGCAGCGCCTCGCCGCCGAGCTGGCCGGGATCCACCGGATCCGCCCCGGCGTGCCGACCACCAAGGCGGTGCTCGACCTCCTCGGCCTGATCCCGCCGCATGCCGCCGCCCCGTTCCTGCCCTGCGACGACGCCGATCGTGCGGCGATCCGCGCCCACCTGTGGGAGCACCGCCGGCACCTGATCGACGGCGACCGGCTCGGCGGCGGCGCGCGGCCGGCCGAGTCCGGCGGAGGCCGGTCGTGATCGCCGTCGTCCGCCGCGTCCTCGTCGCCCTGATCGTGCTGTGGGGCGTGGCCACGGTCGTGTTCTTCATCGTCCGCGCCGCTCCAGGGGATCCCGCGTCTGCCGTGCTCGGCCCCGATGCCAGCGCCGACCAGGTGGCCGCGCTGCGCGAGTCGATGGGCCTGAACCGCCCGCTCGTGGGCCAGTACGCCGCCTACCTCGGCGACCTGGCCGGCCTCGACCTGGGCACCTCGCACCGGCTGGGCCGGCCGGCGATCGACGCGGTGGCCGAACGACTCCCCGCGACGGTCGAACTGACGCTCGCCGCGACGCTGATCGCGGTGGTCGCCGGTCTGGTGCTGGGCGCGCTGGCCGGGCGGCGGGCGGGCAGCGTCTGGGACCGCCTGGTGTCGACCGCGACCATCGGCCTGCAGTCCTTCCCGACGTTCTGGGTGGGCATCATGTTCATCCTGCTCTTCGCGCTGACGCTGGGCGTCCTGCCCAGTGCGGGCGCCGGGACACCGGCGCATCTGGTGCTGCCCGCGGTGACGCTGGCGCTGCCGTTCACGGCGATCGTCGCCCGGCTGACCCGCAGCAGCATGGCCGACACCCTGACCGAGTCGTTCATCCTCACCGCCCGGGCCAAGGGCCTCACCGAGCGTCAGGTACTCACCGGGCACGTGCTGCGCAACTCGCTGGTGCCGGTCGTCACGATCGTCGCCCTGCAGATGGGGGCGCTCATGGGCGGCGCCGTCGTCGTCGAGAACGTGTTCGCCTGGCCGGGTCTCGGGTCGCTGATCGTCGATGCGATCGGCAACCGCGACTACGCCGTCGTGCAGGCGGCCACGCTCGTCATCGCCACCATCGTCGTCGCACTGAACCTGGTCGTCGACCTCGCCTACCGCGCCATCGATCCGCGGATCCGGACGGGAGACCGCGCATGAGCCCGAGCCCGGCGGCCCTCGAGGCCGCGCCTCCGGCGGCCACGGTGGCACCCACTCATCCGAGCCGGCCGAGACGGCTCCTGGGCCGCGCGTTCGCCGCCGTGCCCTACGTGGTCCTGGCCTGCTACCTGATCGCCGCCGTCGTCGGGCCACTGCTGATCGACTACGACCCGGTCGACACCCCACTGGTGGATCGGCTCCTGGCGCCAGGCAGCCGGACCTCGACAGGGGAGCTCGCCGTCCTGGGCACGGATCATCTCGGGCGCGACGTGCTCGCGCAGGTCGTCTACGGCGCCCGGACGTCGGTGCTGATCGGCGCGGCGACCGTGATCGTGGCGAGCGTCGTCGGGTGCTGCGTCGGCGTGATCGCCGGCTACAGCGGCGGCCTGGTCGACACCGTCCTGGCCCGGATCATGGACATCACCCTGGCCTTCCCGGGCATTCTGCTGGCCATCGTCATCGCCGGCGTGCTGGACGGCGGCGCCGTCGTCGTCGTGGCCGCGCTGGCCGTCTCCAGCTGGATCGGCATCGCGAGGGTGGCGCGCGGTGTCGCGGTCTCCGTCCGCTCCCGGCCATGGACCGACGCGGCCCGGATGCTGGGCGTCCGGCCGGCTCGGATGATCGTCCGGCACATCGTCCCCTTCGCCGTCGGCCCGGTGGTGGCGTTGGCCACCGTCGAGTTCGCCCTGGTGGTGCTGGCCGAGGCCGGGCTGAGCTTCCTCGGCGTCGGACTCCCGGCGTCCGCGGTCTCGTGGGGCCAGACCATCGCGAACGGCAAGGAGTATCTCGCGTCGGCGTGGTGGATCTCCGCGTTCGCCGGCGTGGCCCTCGCAGGGCTCGTCGTCAGCGTCGGCCTGATCGGCGACGCCTTCACCCAGCGATACGGACGCGGATTCGGCCGCTGACCGGTACGCCCGGTCCGGCCGCCCGTCCCCACACAAGAGGAGCGTTGAGATGTCCGAACGACGTACCCGCATGGCAGCGCTGGCGCTCGGCGCGCTGCTCGCCCTGACCGCATGCTCGACCACCACCTCGGGCGACACCGCCGACACCGGCGGTGCGGTCGAGCGCACCATCGAGGTGGCCGGCCAGTACCCGATCGAGGACCTGGACCCGCACGGCGTGCAGGGCGCCTCGGCGGCCACCGGGTTGTCCAGCAAGGCGATCTTCAGCCGGCTGGTGCAGCCGGACCCGGACGGCACCATCGTGGCCGACCTGGCCGCCGACTGGACCGCCGACGACGACGCCACCGAGTGGGTGTTCACCCTCCGCGACGACATCGTCTTCTCCGACGGGACCCCTGTGACCAGCGCCGACGTCGTCGCCTCGTTCGAACGGCTGGCTGCGGGGGACAGCCCGCTCGCGCCGTCGTTCGCGAACATCGTCGCCACCGCCGACGGCGACGCCACGGTCGTCCTCACCGCGGCCGCGCCCGACCCGGCGCTCGCCGGGAAGCTCACCCAGTTCTTCGTGCTGCCGGCGAGCGCCGGCGCCGACCCGGCCGCCTTCTTCGCCGACCCGGTGGGCTCGGGGCCGTTCACCGTCGAGACCTTCGTCCCCGGCGAGGCGCTCGAACTGGCCCGCAACGAGAACTACTGGGGCGACCACGCGCGGGTGGCGTCGGTGCGGATCAGCGACATCCCCGAGATGGCCGCCCGGCTGACGGCGCTGCGCACCGGCGAGGTGGACCTCACCTGGGGTGTCCCGGACGACCAGCTGGAGCCGCTGATCGCGGCGGACGACCTCGTCGTCGAGACGGTGCCGAGCACGCTCGTCTACACGATGTGGTTCAACTCGTCGACGCCCGCGTTGGCCGACGCCGCCGTGCGACGGGCGCTGTGGAAGGCGGTGGACTTCGAGACGATCATCGCCACCCTCAACCCGGAGACCGGCGAGCCGGCCAAGGCGCCGGTCGCGCCGGTGGTGTTCGGCTACGCGCCGCAGGAGCCGGTCGCCTACGACCCGGACGCGGCGCGGGACGAGCTGGCGGCGGCCGGGTTCGACTTCGCCGGCCCGCCGCTGCGGCTGCACTTCTCCGGCGCCCAGTTCCGGCCGTTCCTGCAGGCAGTGGTCTCCGACCTGACCGAGATCGGGGTGCCGGT
This Jiangella alba DNA region includes the following protein-coding sequences:
- a CDS encoding N-acetylglucosamine kinase, whose translation is MPSAGLDLGGSGIRLRISSPEGRILDETTGASVKSAGAGDPLRYAAAFLVNRCRELRISALSTVAFGLSGLHGSLPSADSALRLLHTELGTRRLVLADDSVTSYVGALGDRPGVVCAAGTGVVTVASDGAGRYAKVDGWGAMAGDLGSGYWIGRAGLAAALCAHDGRLEHGSTALLAALIERHGDPARFAHEVTTSEDAKAIVSGFAPAVLDAATAGDEASSDIVGAAAAHLATAIAAARDRAGAPPRIAGTGRLLTRTGVLAARLVDLLTRRMPGASWVDPAGSSLDGACRLAAPVPAPPFGTLITVTTISEVEEQ
- a CDS encoding ABC transporter permease; the encoded protein is MSPSPAALEAAPPAATVAPTHPSRPRRLLGRAFAAVPYVVLACYLIAAVVGPLLIDYDPVDTPLVDRLLAPGSRTSTGELAVLGTDHLGRDVLAQVVYGARTSVLIGAATVIVASVVGCCVGVIAGYSGGLVDTVLARIMDITLAFPGILLAIVIAGVLDGGAVVVVAALAVSSWIGIARVARGVAVSVRSRPWTDAARMLGVRPARMIVRHIVPFAVGPVVALATVEFALVVLAEAGLSFLGVGLPASAVSWGQTIANGKEYLASAWWISAFAGVALAGLVVSVGLIGDAFTQRYGRGFGR
- a CDS encoding FAD-dependent oxidoreductase, producing MSRTADHRCDVLVVGGGVGGVAAALAAARRGATVSLVEESPWVGGQLTSQAVPPDEHPWIEQFGCTASYRTFRTAVRDHYRAFYPLTERALRDPALNIGNATVSRICHEPAVSHLVLRAMLSPWQARGLITVVTLARVRSVQVDGDAVGPVTFDDLADGGTFTVDAPYVLDATETGELLALAGVEHVTGAESQAETGEPHAPAVAGPANMQAVSWCFAVDHRAGEDHTIDRPAGYARWREFRPDFWPDRYLSFTYPEPRTLEPRTTYLDPNSDTADDVIIADQSRVTSGSNLWVYRRALWRHQLGPGAAASDIVLVNWPMTDYIGGPVFGGTPTENDRHARSARELSLSLLYWLQTEAPRPDGGAGWPGLRLRGDVVGTSDGFAMAPYIRESRRIRAQYTVTEQDLSHAERGDHGAVSYKDSVGIGAYRIDLHPSTGGDNFIDIASCPFQIPLGALLPLRVTNLLPAAKNIGTTHITNGCYRLHPVEWNIGEAAGALAAMCVARGVVPHAVGESAALTADLQAELERHGVELAWPQVGAY
- a CDS encoding putative N-acetylmannosamine-6-phosphate 2-epimerase, translating into MSVISKLAGGLIVSCQAPVGSPLRQPAVMAAMASAAELAGAVGVRAEGAADIAAIKDACTLPVIGIRKRQVPGSDVRITPTLADALPLLDAGADLIALDASDRPRPGGERVSDLIAALDARGVPVMADVGDHRCGMAAAGAGAALVATTLAPSPTASDPDAPDVGLVRRLAESGIDAPVVAEGRYATPEAVAVAFAAGAYAVVVGTAITDTLALARRLCAATPAVSGG
- a CDS encoding LacI family DNA-binding transcriptional regulator, with the protein product MVVVRQIDVARVAGVSQTTVSMVLNERTGGSARISEDTRARVLSAIKKTGYVANPIAQSLAGHRTGMFGVFAFEPMFTAEAGGFYTDFLGGIEAAGEAARKDLLLFTSTVLDEPDNHIYRRNENRLRLTDGAILLGNGEPKMELARLHEDGFPFVYIGRREIPNGEISYVSADYAAATSDLVERLIAMGHERLCYVGTGADASASIDRRRAFVDTLRDAGLPVDRPVPAGHGDYAAVRQAVEAGATALLVEPPVGIDQLTAVIERAGYRVPADVSVALLGDVHGHSVRPDDWSGYRLPRWEMGMQAVRLLVRLMEEPGGPARRVVVPCLPHDGSTVAPAPRPGRGRR
- a CDS encoding ABC transporter permease, whose product is MIAVVRRVLVALIVLWGVATVVFFIVRAAPGDPASAVLGPDASADQVAALRESMGLNRPLVGQYAAYLGDLAGLDLGTSHRLGRPAIDAVAERLPATVELTLAATLIAVVAGLVLGALAGRRAGSVWDRLVSTATIGLQSFPTFWVGIMFILLFALTLGVLPSAGAGTPAHLVLPAVTLALPFTAIVARLTRSSMADTLTESFILTARAKGLTERQVLTGHVLRNSLVPVVTIVALQMGALMGGAVVVENVFAWPGLGSLIVDAIGNRDYAVVQAATLVIATIVVALNLVVDLAYRAIDPRIRTGDRA
- a CDS encoding dihydrodipicolinate synthase family protein — translated: MGAQRELRSGRDLLDGVVVPLVTAMSAPGRPAAGLMDRLLERLAAAGVDALMLFGSNGEGPVLPLDAAAAFATRVVARWRAITGADGRITAAISGVGTDEAIARGRVLVSTGVDAVVACPPLFFAHRPDELVAHYDALKVLRVPVIAYNNPRYTGNPITPEVLTRLLGLEHVVGVKESSGDLATLSRFAGVVAAREDFGLSQGNERAMVDGLLAGAHGVTPGIANFAPAVAVATVAAVRQSRTDHAAGLQRLAAELAGIHRIRPGVPTTKAVLDLLGLIPPHAAAPFLPCDDADRAAIRAHLWEHRRHLIDGDRLGGGARPAESGGGRS
- a CDS encoding ABC transporter substrate-binding protein, with the translated sequence MSERRTRMAALALGALLALTACSTTTSGDTADTGGAVERTIEVAGQYPIEDLDPHGVQGASAATGLSSKAIFSRLVQPDPDGTIVADLAADWTADDDATEWVFTLRDDIVFSDGTPVTSADVVASFERLAAGDSPLAPSFANIVATADGDATVVLTAAAPDPALAGKLTQFFVLPASAGADPAAFFADPVGSGPFTVETFVPGEALELARNENYWGDHARVASVRISDIPEMAARLTALRTGEVDLTWGVPDDQLEPLIAADDLVVETVPSTLVYTMWFNSSTPALADAAVRRALWKAVDFETIIATLNPETGEPAKAPVAPVVFGYAPQEPVAYDPDAARDELAAAGFDFAGPPLRLHFSGAQFRPFLQAVVSDLTEIGVPVELLEKEQAVFTEDLLALNWDINFQQVGAATYDAATNLGRLYPCAAGRNGYCNEELDAALLEANTSNDPEVRQDAYRRATEIIWSEAVGMYPMQVKLAYAWRSDLEGVTPDPSGFPDFSTIEIAG